The following proteins are co-located in the Apium graveolens cultivar Ventura chromosome 5, ASM990537v1, whole genome shotgun sequence genome:
- the LOC141659556 gene encoding uncharacterized protein LOC141659556 has translation MQLGMTMKRGVLAYSLVILSLSVIIVIGQELSSNECKNLGFTGLALCSDCNSFADFVKDQELVSDCKKCCTEDSDDSMSKVIYSGAVLEVCMRKLVFYPEIVGFIEEEKEKFPTVKVNYAYNSPPKLMMLDEDGQHKETIRVDNWKREHILQFLREKVKPTSAS, from the exons ATGCAATTAGGTATGACGATGAAAAGAGGAGTACTGGCGTATTCATTAGTGATATTATCATTATCAGTTATTATCGTAATTGGACAAGAATTGAGCTCCAATGAGTGTAAAAACCTAGGGTTTACAGGTCTTGCTCTCTGCTCCGACTGTAATTCTTTTGCTGATTTCGTCAAAGATCAAG AACTGGTATCTGATTGTAAGAAGTGCTGTACAGAAGACTCTGATGATTCCATGAGTAAG GTTATCTATTCAGGTGCAGTTCTAGAGGTCTGCATGAGGAAGCTGGTTTTCTATCCTGAAATTGTTGGTTTCAttgaagaagaaaaggaaaagTTCCCGACAGTGAAAGTTAATTATGCATACAATTCTCCACCAAAGTTGATGATGTTGGATGAAGATGGACAACACAAAGAGACCATAAG GGTGGACAACTGGAAACGAGAACATATCTTGCAGTTCCTTAGAGAGAAGGTCAAGCCCACGTCTGCTTCATAA
- the LOC141661324 gene encoding benzoate carboxyl methyltransferase-like, with translation MALKNVLHMNAGAGDSSYAKNSSFQKASLLRSSKVLENSVNDFAINGFPQCFALADLGCSSGPNCLLAVTTIVDNVRAVCQQKGLSIPEFQVFLNDLPDNDFNTIFKIVNQSSSSLANGKEHALGGNCFISGVPGSFYSRLFPSRSLHFVHSSNSVHWLSQVPEKLEKNGGNVYMAKASPRGICEAYFDQYTRDFSTFLRIRSLEIAPKGCMVLTFQGRSSADPSNSGCCILYEILAKSLQSMSTEGLIREADIDSFNVPFYNPTTDEVKAIIDTEGSFEIQELQTSRNDIEVQFTRNENFCRIVAKQIRVINEPMLAAHFGDMFMDKLFDKYAEKLAEHLSEDKIENFDIMISLTKKSD, from the exons ATGGCTCTGAAAAATGTTCTACACATGAATGCTGGTGCTGGGGATTCTAGTTATGCTAAGAACTCAAGCTTTCAGAAAGCTTCGTTACTGAGGTCCAGTAAAGTTCTGGAGAACTCTGTCAATGATTTCGCGATCAACGGATTTCCACAGTGCTTCGCGTTAGCTGACTTGGGTTGCTCTTCCGGTCCCAATTGCCTATTGGCTGTTACCACTATAGTCGACAATGTTCGTGCAGTGTGCCAGCAAAAAGGTCTTTCTATACCTGAATTCCAAGTGTTTCTGAATGATCTTCCAGATAACGATTTCAACACGATATTCAAAATTGTAAATCAATCCTCTTCGAGTCTTGCAAATGGAAAAGAACACGCACTGGGGGGTAATTGTTTTATATCCGGAGTCCCGGGGTCTTTCTATTCAAGGCTCTTTCCTAGCAGAAGCCTTCACTTTGTTCATTCGTCTAATAGTGTTCATTGGCTTTCTCAG GTCCCTGAGAAACTAGAGAAAAACGGAGGAAATGTCTATATGGCCAAAGCAAGTCCACGCGGTATCTGTGAGGCGTACTTTGATCAATATACAAGAGATTTCTCAACATTTCTACGAATCCGATCTCTTGAAATAGCCCCAAAAGGTTGCATGGTTTTGACGTTCCAGGGAAGGAGCAGTGCAGATCCCAGCAACAGCGGTTGTTGCATTTTATACGAGATCCTAGCTAAGTCACTTCAAAGCATGTCAACAGAG GGATTAATCAGGGAAGCAGATATCGATTCATTCAACGTTCCATTCTATAACCCTACCACCGATGAAGTGAAGGCTATAATCGATACTGAGGGTTCCTTTGAAATTCAAGAACTGCAAACTTCCAGGAATGACATTGAGGTACAATTCACCAGAAATGAAAACTTCTGCAGAATTGTGGCCAAACAAATTCGGGTCATAAATGAACCTATGCTTGCTGCTCATTTTGGAGATATGTTCATGGACAAACTTTTCGACAAGTATGCAGAGAAGTTGGCTGAGCATCTCTCTGAAGATAAAATCGAGAACTTTGATATAATGATTTCCTTGACAAAAAAAAGTGACTAG